A stretch of Castanea sativa cultivar Marrone di Chiusa Pesio chromosome 2, ASM4071231v1 DNA encodes these proteins:
- the LOC142626465 gene encoding lipase, which translates to MGKSRWLIWAIIACLLASSSARELKLFKHKVGHAHESDYNHTLATILVEYASAVYVTDMTQLFTWTCSRCDGLIEKFEVIELVVDIQHCLQSFVGVAKDLNAVVIAFRGTQEHSIMNWIEDLYWKQLDLNYPGMDDAMVHRGFYYAYHNTTLRPAILNAVKRAKECYGDIPIMVTGHSMGGAMAAFCGLDLKVNHEARDVQVMTFGQPRIGNAVFASYYRKLVPNTIRVTNEHDIVPHLPPYYPYFPQKTYHHFPREVWLYNIGLGSLVYNVEKVCDGSGEDPSCSRSVTGTSISDHLVYYGVALMSGEPGTCKIVMEPPVVDYGTTDLGGNFILSRNPATQVIKMNTESDTGGKNV; encoded by the exons ATGGGGAAAAGTAGGTGGTTAATATGGGCGATCATTGCATGTCTTCTTGCCTCTTCTAGTGCGAGAG AGCTTAAGTTGTTCAAGCACAAGGTGGGCCATGCTCATGAATCCGATTACAATCATACCCTGGCCACAATATTAGTGGAGTATGCTTCTGCG GTGTACGTGACAGATATGACACAATTATTTACTTGGACGTGCTCAAGATGTGATGGTCTGATAGAG AAATTTGAAGTTATAGAGTTGGTTGTTGACATTCAGCATTGCTTACAG AGTTTTGTTGGAGTGGCAAAAGATCTTAATGCTGTTGTGATTGCATTTAGAGGAACTCAGGAACACAG CATAATGAATTGGATTGAAGACTTATATTGGAAACAGCTTGACTTGAATTACCCCGGCATGGACGATGCAATG GTGCACCGTGGATTTTATTATGCTTACCACAACACAACTCTACGCCCTGCAATTTTAAATGCTGTTAAAAGGGCAAAGGAGTGCTATGGAGACATTCCCATCATGGTGACAGGGCATTCAATGGGAGGGGCAATGGCCGCATTTTGTGGGCTTGACCTAAAG GTTAATCATGAAGCCCGGGATGTTCAAGTTATGACATTTGGACAACCCCGTATTGGTAATGCAGTGTTTGCATCTTACTATAGAAAGCTTGTCCCAAACACAATTCGAGTCACAAATGAGCATGATATTGTGCCTCATTTGCCTCCATACTATCCTTATTTTCCACAAAAGACATACCACCACTTCCCAAGAGAG gtgtgGCTTTACAACATTGGATTGGGAAGTCTTGTTTATAATGTTGAGAAGGTCTGTGATGGTTCTGGAGAAGACCCATCTTGTAGCAG GTCAGTGACCGGGACCAGTATTTCAGACCATTTAGTTTATTATGGTGTTGCATTAATGTCCGGAGAACCAGGGACATGCAAAATTGTGATGGAACCCCCTGTGGTGGATTATGGTACAACTGATCTCGGAGGAAACTTCATCTTATCCAGAAATCCTGCAACACAAGTTATTAAAATGAATACAGAGTCAGATACTGGGGGCAAAAATGTTTAA
- the LOC142626367 gene encoding U4/U6 small nuclear ribonucleoprotein Prp31 homolog, with the protein MAILEDYDAYLEDLNELDDDEQQQQNSNNNCLYIVDESLTLSNFHVKKLKDITSKVENLFSLGLELTVDNDPDAQYRFTVATNNLLLEIDSQIFNLYNLIRDKYCKKFPELESVIQDPIEYARVVKKIGNETDISVIDGLNLAPAILMVVSITASTTSGKPLSEQDLADTIHACDYVLALDSSKKRVLDLLEARMGYIAPNLSAIVGVTVAAKLIVAVGGLSSLAYTPCNVKLGAVKNANIGFSNVKTCLLGYLEETDIYRSTRPSLKRCIGGVLPNKAVLAARMDLTKGDPTGKWGRDTLDTIRETIEKLQEPPPARLAKPLPAPVLDYSSKKKKRGGQRQRNSKKRYGITETRKLANRVQFGVPEESYLGAGYGRGYGILGQAGLKVQRKLPAKNWVC; encoded by the coding sequence ATGGCAATTCTTGAGGACTACGATGCTTATTTGGAAGATCTCAATGAACTTGACGATgatgaacaacaacaacaaaactcaAACAACAATTGCCTCTATATCGTCGATGAATCTCTAACTCTTTCCAATTTCCACGTAAAAAAGCTTAAAGATATTACATCCAAAGTCGAAAACCTCTTCTCTCTTGGATTAGAATTGACAGTGGATAATGACCCAGATGCTCAATACCGATTTACAGTGGCCACTAACAACTTGTTGCTCGAGATTGATAGTCAAATCTTTAATCTCTACAATCTTATTCGCGACAAGTATTGCAAGAAATTCCCAGAACTCGAATCTGTAATTCAAGACCCTATCGAATACGCTCGAGTTGTTAAAAAGATTGGTAACGAAACAGATATCAGTGTAATCGATGGCTTAAACTTAGCCCCAGCTATTCTAATGGTAGTTTCTATAACAGCATCAACAACTAGTGGCAAACCACTTTCGGAACAAGATTTAGCAGACACAATACATGCATGTGATTACGTTCTTGCTCTTGATTCGTCGAAAAAAAGagtgttggacttgttagaggcTAGAATGGGATATATTGCACCGAATCTTTCAGCCATTGTTGGTGTCACTGTTGCGGCGAAGCTTATAGTTGCTGTTGGTGGTCTTTCATCACTGGCATATACTCCTTGCAATGTTAAGCTTGGTGCTGTTAAAAATGCAAACATAGGGTTCTCAAATGTGAAAACATGTCTGTTAGGTTATCTTGAGGAAACTGATATTTATAGGAGCACGCGGCCTTCGTTGAAGAGGTGCATTGGTGGAGTTTTACCTAATAAAGCTGTATTAGCAGCTCGTATGGATTTAACTAAAGGAGATCCAACGGGGAAGTGGGGAAGGGACACGTTGGATACCATACGTGAGACGATTGAGAAGTTGCAAGAGCCTCCTCCTGCAAGACTAGCCAAACCACTCCCAGCTCCTGTCCTTGATTATAGttctaagaagaagaaaaggggTGGCCAACGACAAAGAAATTCGAAGAAACGTTATGGGATAACTGAGACGAGAAAGTTGGCTAATAGGGTGCAATTTGGAGTACCTGAGGAGAGTTATTTAGGTGCTGGATATGGCAGGGGATATGGGATTCTTGGCCAGGCCGGTTTGAAGGTTCAGAGAAAGCTTCCAGCAAAGAATTGGGTTTGTTAA